The following nucleotide sequence is from Halococcus saccharolyticus DSM 5350.
CGGCGGTGCGGTTCGCGGTGGCGGCACGGTGCGGCCTGCGGTGGCGGTAGCGGTCCTCGGTGGATCGAGAGCGAGGACGCGACCAGCGGGAGCGTCCGAGGGCTCGGACGGTGCTGTGCGGTAGCGGTTGTGGAGCGGTCGCGGTGAGTGCCAGCAGTTCTACCGCGAGTGAGCGCGAAGCGCGAACGAGCGGGTGTTTTTAGTCCAGGTTTTTGGACGGGGTTCGACCGAGCGTCGCAGGCGCGAGGGAGGACCCCGTCTAAAAAAGTGGGTTTATATAACGCGGTTCTGGAGGTAGTCGAGGTGTTTCGCGTTGTAGACGATCTGCACGGTGTCAGCAGCGGGGCTGCCGATGCAGGTCAGTCGGACGTTGCGGTCCTCGACCTCCTCGTCACTGAGGATCTGCTGCATGTCCATGTCGATCTCGCCTTCCTTGACGATGGCGGCGCAGTTCGCACACGCGCCCGCCCGACACGAGAACGGCCAGTCGTAGCCCTGCGCCTCGGCGGCTTCGAGGATGTACTCGGACTCGTTGACGTCGAGGGAGCCGTAATCCTCCTCGCCGAGGTCGGCCTCTTCGGCTTTCTCGAAGAGGTCGTCGTCCTCGAGATCCCAGCCCTGGTCGTCGAACACTTCGTAGTTGACGTATTCTACGGTAGGCATCACGTCGGCATTCTCGCCCCGCCTTGTTAGACCTTGCTGTTTCGGTGGCGTCGATGTGTTTCTCGGCACAAATACAGGAAAAATCGGGTGGAACTCACAGACGAAACCACCGGCGGCACGGATCGGCGGTCAGGAGAGCAGAACGAACCGAAAAAGCAGAAACGAGGTGAGGGTCGCGACCGCCGGCACGAGGTTCTGCATGGCGATGACGCGTGCGCTCGCACCCGGTTTGAACAGATCCACCGTCGACTCGTCGTCGATCGTCTCGTCGCCGATCGGGGTCGGCTCCGCTTCCGGATCGGGTGGGGTCCCGCCGCCGCCCACGGTCTGTCCGTCGGCGTCGGTGGCGAGCGCGTCGACCGAGACGGCCGGCGATTCTCCCTGTCGGATGTCGGTGACGGTGACGGTTCGCGTGGCCCGCCCCCAGCCGAGCCCTACGATGCTCATCGTGGAGATGATGACGACGCTGACAGGAATATCGAACCACGAGAGCATCGTCACGAGCGTCGAGCTCACGACTGCGACGATCAGCGCCGCGAGCAGCGGCATCTCGGTGAGATCGTTCCCCATCGTGTCCATGGTCCGACGGCCGATCGTGAACGCACCCAGACCGACGGCGAGTCCCGCGAGGATGATTCCCGGTCCGATGTCGAGCGCTCCGGCCCCCACCAACGGTGCGATCGCGTTCGCCGCGTTCGATGTTCCCGCGCTGAACGCCGTATAGCAGGCGACGACGACGACGAGCAGCGTGCCGACGAGTTCTCGAACGGTGGTGTTCGTGCCGAGCGTTGGCCGCGGCAGCGTTCGCGACCGATCGAGATCGAACAGCGAGCCCTCGGTCTGCTTGACGGCGAACAGCCGGTTCAGGTGAGGATAGAAGTACCGCCCGATCACGCCACTGACCCAGAAGGCGATCACCGGGGAGACGATCCACCACGAGACGATTTCGCCCATCGTCGTCCAGTTCAAGGTGTTCGTCGCGAGGCCGAGGCCGGCGATCGAGCCGACGCCGGTCATCGAGGTCGAGGCAGGAACGCCGACGACGTTGGCGAGAAAGAGCGCGAGACCGATGAAAAAGAGGACGACGATGCTGGCCACGAGCGTGAACTCGCTCGACGGGACGATCCGGCCACCCATCGTCCGAACGACGCCCCGGCCGACCGTCCAGCCGCCGACGAAGAAACTCACCGTCATCAGTGCCGCCGCACCCGTCGCAGAGACCGACTTCGACCCGACCGCCGGCCCGAATGCGACGCCGACGTTCGAGCCGCCGATATTGAACCCGACGAAGACCACGACACCGAGTCCGAGGAGTAAGAGCGGGGAAAGCGCCATATGCGAACGAATCATCGCCCGACAGATAGTTCTTTCTAACCCAAATAGATTTATTCTATAAGTTATAGAGGATTCCCAACCCCGGGACGGATTTCGGTGGGTTTAGACAACGACGAGTCCGATCTCCACCCATGTTCTCCGGGTTCGAGGTGATCCCTGCGGTCGACGTTCGGGACGGCGAGGTGGTCCAGCTCGTCGGCGGCGAGCGCGGCACCGGGCGCGAGTACGGCGATCCGATCGACGCGGCCGAACGCTGGGTCGCGGCCGGCGCGCGCACCCTTCACCTCGTCGATCTCGACGGAGCGTTCGAGGGTGAGCGGGCGAACGCCGCCGCGATCGAACGGATCGTCGACACGGTCGATATCCCTGTCCAGCTCGGCGGCGGCATCCGCACCGCCGCGGACGCGCGCGATCTGCTCGACCGCGGCGTCGACCGGGTGATCCTCGGCACGGCCGCAGTCGAGAACCCCGAACTCGTCGCAGAAATCAGCGAGACTCACCCGGGGAGCGTGGTGGTGAGTCTCGACGCCAAGGGTGGCGAGGTCGTGGTGTCGGGCTGGACCGAGGGCACGGGTCTCGATCCGGCGACGGCAGCCGTGGAGTACGAGCAACGCGGCGCGGGTGCGATCCTTTTCACCGACGTCGACGTCGAGGGCCGTCTCGACGGCGTCCAAACCGATCCCGTCCGTCGACTCGTCGACGCCGTCGAAATCCCCGTGGTGGCGAGCGGTGGCGTGGCGACGATCGACGACATCCGCGCGCTCCGGGGTGCGGGCGCGAGCGCAGCAGTGGTCGGCAGCGCGCTCTACGAAGGTCAGTTCACGCTCGACGCCGCCATCGAGGCCATCGCGGACAAGTGATTACAACGTCAGACGCATCGCCGGCATGTCGAGAAACGCGTTCTCGTAGCCTTCGTGGCGGGCGACCTGGGGTGGCGTCGTGACCGAAATCGTGAGCCGGTCGTCTGGCCTCGCACTGTCGACGGCTGCGCCGTAGTGGTAGCCGAGGTCGGAGTCGAGCGTGCGCTTCAGCGGCCCGTCGAAGACAGTCGATCCGTTGCGTTCCAGTGTCGCCGAGAGCGCCATCGCGGGCAGCACTAAACTGTTGTACGGCGTCCGCGCCGACACCGCGAGGTAGGGGTTACCGTCGTCGAGCGGGCTCTCGTCCGGAGACAGTCGAGTGACGAGAAACACCGCGTCGCCGCTCGTGGCGCGACCGACGAATGCACCACCCAGTTCGGATTTCGTCGGGGCGACCGCCGACGGGACTGTACCCATCGCCATCGGTGCGATCGCGCCCGGCTCGCCGGCTCGTGGGGCCTTCGGCGAGACGACCTGCTCGCGTGTCGTCTCGGTGAACGGAAACTCGATCGTGACGCTCGCCGGCTCCGCGAACCGCCCAGCGAACGCCCCCGTCCGCCTGACGCCCGTTCCGCCCACGCTGAGTCTCGCGGTGTAGCTCCCGTCACCAGGCAGCGGGAAGTTCGCACCGTAGTGAAACCCCATCCGCTGGGAGAGCATCGGGTAGATCACTTCCTCACTCACGAGATCGCCGTCGCGGGTGATCTCGACCGAGAGCCCCGTATCGGGAAGCACCGTCCCGCTTTTCGGGTCCCACACAACGCTCATGAGATGCAGCGAGTCGCCCTGCTCGATGGGCTGTCTCGTGGTTTCTACGCCGTTGATCGTCCAGAAGACGTGCGGAGCGGCGTACATGAGCGCGAATCGGTAGTCGCCAGCGATCGGCATGGCGTCGCTCTTGTCGGACGTTTCCGTCGCAGTGGTGCCGGAGGTCGTCGTGTTCGTCCGGCTCGTGCTGGCGATCGTGTCCGTGCCGTTCGTCCCGTTTCCACCAGTCGTGCCGCCCGAAGCGCCCATAACTCCCCTGCCGACGACGTACATCGACTCCGCGAACGGCTGGACGTACACGCCGCGATCGCTTCCGTCGTCAGCACTATCGGGGACCGTGCCGTTGGATGCGACAGTGTCCGGTTCCGCCGACGTAGTCTTGGACGGTGATGAACTGTCCGGCTCACCGCCGGATTCGGTCGCCGAGCAGCCGGCAAGCGCGACCGACGAGGCGGCGGCGAGCCGAAGATATCGTCGGCGATCCATTCGGCTCGCGTTGGTGACGAACGAAAATACCGGTTCTGGTTCGAATGTCGACAGTCGTGGCAACCGGAGGAACTCCCAGGATTCGACGGACGGAGCACAACCGCCTTGTACGTCCGACTGTAGGTGAGCGCATGACGCGGAGCGCGACTGTGACCCGCGAGACCGCCGAGACCACGGTTGAAGTCTCGCTGACGATCGACGGCGACGGCGAGTCGACCGTCGAGACCGGGATCGGTTTCTTCGATCACATGCTCGATTCGTTCGCAAAACACGGGCTGTTCGATCTCGACGTGACCTGCGACGGCGACCTCCACATCGACGACCACCACACCATCGAGGACGTCGCGATCACCCTCGGCGAGGCGTTCGACGAGGCGCTCGATGATCGGACAGGGATTCGACGGTTCGCCGACCGGAAGGTGCCACTCGACGAGGCGATCGGCAGCGTGGTGGTCGACGTTTCGGGCCGACCCCTGTTCCGGTTCGACGGGCGATTCTCCCAGGATCAAGTCGGGGAGTTCACGAGTACGATGGCCGCCCACTTCTGCCGGTCGCTCGCGACGAACGCCGGGCTGACCCTTCACGCCGGAATCGAGGGCGAGAACGCCCACCACGAGATCGAGGCGCTGTTCAAGGCACTGGCGCGCGTGCTCGACGACGCCACCAGACCCGACGAGCGCCGCGAGGGAACCCCGAGCACGAAGGGCGCGCTCTAAGTAGTGCTATGTTCGACGAGATCATGGAGAAGTTCGAGGGCAGTCCGAGTCAGCAGGCAGTCGTCAGACTGCTACTCGAACGCGGCTTCTCTGTCAACGCCGACGGCCGGGTGGTTTCGGGCGGGATCGAGATCCCGAACACCCAGGTCGCCAGCGAGATCGGGGTCGACAGGAGAGTGGTGGACTCGACTACCGACGCACTCCTGGCGGACGACGAGCTCCGCCCCATCTTCCGGAACATCTCAGCGGTCCCCAGCCTCAAAGACCTCGCGCCGGTGCTCGATCTCTCGGTCCTGACGGTGGCGGTCGCGGACGCCGAGCGGTCGGGGATCGTCGCGGCCGTCACCGGCGCGATCGCGGCCCACGACATCTCCGTTCGCCAGACCATCAGCGAGGACCCGGAGTTCACCGACGAGCCCAGACTCTCTGTCATCACCGACGAGCCGCTGCCCGGCGCGGTCCTGACCGAAATCCGCGAGTTCGACTTCGTGCGGAAGCTCGAACTCGAATGAGCGACACGGCAGCGACCTACCGGACCGTCGCGGGGCGCGGCGAGGCCGCCTTCGAGGTTCAGGGATCGCGCTTTCTCGGCCACATCGCCTCTGCCGACTCGGTCGACGCTGCGGAGGCGTTCGTCGCGGAAGTCGACTCGGAGTACCCGGACGCGACCCACAACGTTCCCGCCTACCGCGTCCGGGCCGACCCGCTCCGAGAGTACGCGAGCGACGACGGCGAGCCCGGCGGCTCGGCGGGCAAGCCGGCACTGACAGTTTTGGAACGCGAGAAACTCGAAAACGTCGTAGTGGTTGTCACACGCTACTACGGCGGGACCAACCTCGGAGTTAGTGGGTTGTCGCGATCCTACGGCCGCGCGGTCAAGCTCGCGGTCGAGGACGCCGGTATTCTGGAGGAACAGCCACACGAAACCGTCTCGATCGTGGTCGAGTACGATGATTCAGGAACCGTCCGCGGGATCATCGAAGGATCGGATGTCGAGTTCGAGGCCACGTACGGCGAACGCGTGGCGTTCCGGGTTCGTGTGCCGGTGACCGACTGCGACGCGCTCCGCGAGCGAGTGTTGAGCGCGACTAGCGGACGAGCGGTGATCGATACCGGCGACGAGAGCCAGGAAGACGGCCGAACGGATGGAGAATGACGGGATTCGAGGGTTGTTAAATCACAGAACAGGTTCGATCACGAACTGCGTCACGACCGCGAACCACGAGACAAATGAAAGACCGTAGGCCACGCCCTCCCCAACCGATTCCCTCACTCGCTACGCTCGTGTAGACCTCGCACGAGTCGCGCGTCTTCGACGCACTCCCGCGCGCCAACCGCCGGCAAAAAGGATTGGGTAGCCGGAGTCGCTGGAACCGATCGGTCGAAATCCGAATTACTGTGTGCGGAACGCGCGGTCGCCTGCATCGCCGAGGCCGGGAACGATGAACCCGTCGTCGTCGAGACGATCGTCGATGCTAACCGTGAGGAGGTCCGCCTCGGGGAACCGTTCGCCCACCCGAAGCAGTCCGTCGGGCGCGCTGACCGCCGAGAGCACGAACAGATCCTCGGGCTCGGGCGCGTCTTCGAGAACGTGTTCTAGCACCCGGCACATCGTGGACCCGGTGGCGAGCATCGGATCGGCGACGATCACGGTGTCGTCTTCGGTGATCTCGGGGAGTTTGGTGTAGTCGATCGTGATCGGGAACTCGCCGTCGGTCATCCCGACCGATTCGTCGCGGCCGGCGGAGATGACGCCCTGTTTCGCGCGCGGGAACGCCTTCAGCAGACCCTCGACGAACGGTGTCGCCGCCCGGAGCACGTTCACGATCACCACGTCGTCGAGTCCTTTGACGTGTTCGCCGGTGGTTTCGGCCAGCGGCGTCGTGATCGAGACGTACTCGGTCTCCATCGCGCCGTCGATGATCTCGTAGCCACAGATCCGACCGAGTTTCACCAGTCCTTTTCGGAAGGCGACCTGTTCGGTCTCGACGCTGCGGAGTCGTGAGAGCGTGTCTCGGGCGAGCGCGTGCGTGATGAGCGAAGCGGGATCACGGTTCTCGATAGGCATACTGAACGAGTTCTCCCGGAGCATCTAAAATCATCCGTCACGCGCCGCTCGTCACCGGAGAACCGCGAGATACGTGATCACGGCCACCAGCAGAGTGGCGAGCCCGACCGTCGACCACGAGAACGCGAGCACGCCAACGACCGAGAGCCCCCACACCGCGACGGCGCTGAAGGCCGCAGAGAGGAGGAGGTCCAAAACGAGCAGCACCCGGATGTCACCCTGTGACGCCATTCGTCCGGAATGGTGTGCGCGCCGACTTAGTTCTGTTCCGTTCACCCGTCGTCGACGGCTCGGGATCGACACGAGGGGCGACAGGATGTATACAGTCAAGCGCAAACGGCTGGCGTGAAGCTCACCAATCGCCACGGGACGCCGGTCGACCCGGTGCCGTTCCTCGTGGTCGCGTCGTTCGCCTTCCTGGTGAGCTTCTCGTACGGCCCCATCTACTGCATGGCGCTCGGCCTCTCGCTACAGGCGGGACTCGTCGTTTCGGCGCTCGCGTTCTCGTTCGGTACGGGAGCGGCCTATCACCGACTCGTCAGAGCCGCTCGACCCGAACTAGCGGGCGAGATACCGGCCGATGCGCGTCTCCAGCGGCTGTTCTACGCGATCGTCGTGACCATTGCGCTGCTCGCGTTGCTGTCGCTGCCACTTTTAGTCCCGTGAGCCGAACGGAGGACATGCGCGAAGTGGCGGCGTCGCGGTTCGTCAGAGCGACCCCGGCAGCGGTTGGACGCGCGCTTACCCCGGCGTCGCTCGTGGAGTACGAAGGGAGTTTTACCGTCTATGAGGTGGAGGATACCGACGACGGCTGGCTCGTGATCGCCGGCTCCCGGGGTGTTGAGTTCGCGCTCGCGTTCGAGAACCGCGAGGACGGCCTGGTGTACGAACAGCGTGGCGACGGTCCGCTGGAATCGCTCGAAACCACCGTCACCTACCGCCCCGAAAACGAGGGCACCCGCATCCGGATGACCTCCGGCGTGAGCGCCGGACTACCCCTTCCCGCACTCACCAACCGGGTGGCCGCGTGGAAGCGTCGCGGGGAACTCCGGCGCGCACTCCGACAGCTCGCGAACGCCGTCGAGTGAGCGGGTTCGGGGACCACCTGCGGCGCTGCCCCGGGGAAACGGTCGTGTGGAGACGGCGCACGATCACGCGCGGATTTATGTTCTTCACGATCGAACCTACGGTATGGGTATTCTCGGCACGGTCAGCGAGATGCTGGAAGCGTCCTCGGAGTCCGCGAACCGTGGCGGTGGGAAAGGCGACGGCTCGAAGGGCGCGTACTGGTGTCACGACTGCGACGAGCGGATCCGGGACGTCGACGTGGCGGGCGACGATCAGCCGGAGTGTCCCGACTGTGAGGAGGCGATGGAGTTCGAACGGTCACCCTCCTCGACTGGGTGTGCGTGCTGAGCCTGAATCAGAAGCATTGCCGGACCACCGGACCGCAGTCGCGGCGGTTTAAGTAGACAGACGGCATGTGAGCACACATGACGCTCGCAGATCGGATCGCCTCCTATCGGGA
It contains:
- the fer gene encoding ferredoxin Fer — its product is MPTVEYVNYEVFDDQGWDLEDDDLFEKAEEADLGEEDYGSLDVNESEYILEAAEAQGYDWPFSCRAGACANCAAIVKEGEIDMDMQQILSDEEVEDRNVRLTCIGSPAADTVQIVYNAKHLDYLQNRVI
- a CDS encoding inorganic phosphate transporter — protein: MALSPLLLLGLGVVVFVGFNIGGSNVGVAFGPAVGSKSVSATGAAALMTVSFFVGGWTVGRGVVRTMGGRIVPSSEFTLVASIVVLFFIGLALFLANVVGVPASTSMTGVGSIAGLGLATNTLNWTTMGEIVSWWIVSPVIAFWVSGVIGRYFYPHLNRLFAVKQTEGSLFDLDRSRTLPRPTLGTNTTVRELVGTLLVVVVACYTAFSAGTSNAANAIAPLVGAGALDIGPGIILAGLAVGLGAFTIGRRTMDTMGNDLTEMPLLAALIVAVVSSTLVTMLSWFDIPVSVVIISTMSIVGLGWGRATRTVTVTDIRQGESPAVSVDALATDADGQTVGGGGTPPDPEAEPTPIGDETIDDESTVDLFKPGASARVIAMQNLVPAVATLTSFLLFRFVLLS
- the hisA gene encoding 1-(5-phosphoribosyl)-5-[(5-phosphoribosylamino)methylideneamino]imidazole-4-carboxamide isomerase, whose protein sequence is MFSGFEVIPAVDVRDGEVVQLVGGERGTGREYGDPIDAAERWVAAGARTLHLVDLDGAFEGERANAAAIERIVDTVDIPVQLGGGIRTAADARDLLDRGVDRVILGTAAVENPELVAEISETHPGSVVVSLDAKGGEVVVSGWTEGTGLDPATAAVEYEQRGAGAILFTDVDVEGRLDGVQTDPVRRLVDAVEIPVVASGGVATIDDIRALRGAGASAAVVGSALYEGQFTLDAAIEAIADK
- a CDS encoding DUF7350 domain-containing protein, encoding MDRRRYLRLAAASSVALAGCSATESGGEPDSSSPSKTTSAEPDTVASNGTVPDSADDGSDRGVYVQPFAESMYVVGRGVMGASGGTTGGNGTNGTDTIASTSRTNTTTSGTTATETSDKSDAMPIAGDYRFALMYAAPHVFWTINGVETTRQPIEQGDSLHLMSVVWDPKSGTVLPDTGLSVEITRDGDLVSEEVIYPMLSQRMGFHYGANFPLPGDGSYTARLSVGGTGVRRTGAFAGRFAEPASVTIEFPFTETTREQVVSPKAPRAGEPGAIAPMAMGTVPSAVAPTKSELGGAFVGRATSGDAVFLVTRLSPDESPLDDGNPYLAVSARTPYNSLVLPAMALSATLERNGSTVFDGPLKRTLDSDLGYHYGAAVDSARPDDRLTISVTTPPQVARHEGYENAFLDMPAMRLTL
- the hisB gene encoding imidazoleglycerol-phosphate dehydratase HisB, which encodes MTRSATVTRETAETTVEVSLTIDGDGESTVETGIGFFDHMLDSFAKHGLFDLDVTCDGDLHIDDHHTIEDVAITLGEAFDEALDDRTGIRRFADRKVPLDEAIGSVVVDVSGRPLFRFDGRFSQDQVGEFTSTMAAHFCRSLATNAGLTLHAGIEGENAHHEIEALFKALARVLDDATRPDERREGTPSTKGAL
- a CDS encoding IMPACT family protein — its product is MSDTAATYRTVAGRGEAAFEVQGSRFLGHIASADSVDAAEAFVAEVDSEYPDATHNVPAYRVRADPLREYASDDGEPGGSAGKPALTVLEREKLENVVVVVTRYYGGTNLGVSGLSRSYGRAVKLAVEDAGILEEQPHETVSIVVEYDDSGTVRGIIEGSDVEFEATYGERVAFRVRVPVTDCDALRERVLSATSGRAVIDTGDESQEDGRTDGE
- the upp gene encoding uracil phosphoribosyltransferase, producing MPIENRDPASLITHALARDTLSRLRSVETEQVAFRKGLVKLGRICGYEIIDGAMETEYVSITTPLAETTGEHVKGLDDVVIVNVLRAATPFVEGLLKAFPRAKQGVISAGRDESVGMTDGEFPITIDYTKLPEITEDDTVIVADPMLATGSTMCRVLEHVLEDAPEPEDLFVLSAVSAPDGLLRVGERFPEADLLTVSIDDRLDDDGFIVPGLGDAGDRAFRTQ
- a CDS encoding SRPBCC family protein; translated protein: MREVAASRFVRATPAAVGRALTPASLVEYEGSFTVYEVEDTDDGWLVIAGSRGVEFALAFENREDGLVYEQRGDGPLESLETTVTYRPENEGTRIRMTSGVSAGLPLPALTNRVAAWKRRGELRRALRQLANAVE